The genomic region CAATAAAGATTTTCCAACCAAAGGCTTTGAGTCTATTGAGCAAGCTAGGAGCTGGGTGTTTGAATTTGTAAACTTTTATAATAAAGAATCCCTTCATAGTGGTATAAAGTATGTAACTCCACATGATAGACATTATGGTTTAGATGATGAAATACTTGCAAATAGAAAAGAAGTCTATAAAAATGCTAAATCAAAAAATCCTAATAGATGGTCTAAAGGTATAAGAAATTGGGATAAGGTTGAAATAGTAAGCCTTAATCCAACCGATGATTTATACAAAAACGAGAAGCTTAAGAAAAAAGTTCTATGACAACTTACTTGACAAACACCGGCCATAGGTGCTGTTGCAAGGAAATTAGTGTATATAATACATGCTGTATTAAAAAATAACAAACCTTATACACTATAGCCTAAAGGATAATTCTTTTCTTTCTTGCAAAACCATAAGGTTATTTCAACACAACATTCTTCCTGACTTAGTTATCATATGCCGCCTACTCAAATATTGCATCTCTTCGATTAGATCAACAGCAAAGCAGTTTCCAAAAATTAATACTAATAGTACAAGGTTGTAGTTAACAACTAATATTTGTATAGATTTAATAAAATATTTTTCTACCCTAAGCCTATTTTTTTGTGAAAAACCATAAATTCTATTAATATTACCTTTTTTAAAATATTTCTTTTGTTCTTTTTTTAAATATTATCTTGATATATTACTCTTTATTATATTTTTAGTTTACTATGTGCAATGTAACATATTATATATAATATGTCAAATTTTTGTGTATCAAGGATTTTATGTAATTGCTATTATATGTAATTTCTTCAAATTTTTCATGCCTTAACATTAAATATTCTACTTAACAATTGTTATAGAGAAAAACTTAGAGTAAAATTATTGTAGATAAAATTACAAAAAATAAAAGAGAGTTCCTCCATATATTATGATGTAAGTGACAAGACCAACATCAGAGGAGGAACTCTCTTGGAAACTATTATACATGGAATTTCACAAAAAATCATCAATGAAACAAAAGAAAATTTAATTAATACTTTGGCGAACCATAAAAATATATCGGAATTCATTTTAAATACTGAAAAAATCCTTGATGATATAGGCGTACAGATAGTACAAAAAGCGTTGGAAACAGTGGATTATTTAGTAAAACTGGATAATTTAAGAAAAGAAAAATGGACTGTTCAGAGAAAAGCAGACAAAAAAACTATAGCTACAATATTGATGTGAACCCTAAAATCCGGACTTACGGTTAATATTTTAAATTATGCGGCTTGTTGCCTATATTCAATAGGTGACATGCCGTTTAATTTTGCTTTTATTCTCTCGTTGTCATACCAGCAAATATATTGTACAATTTTATTTTGTAATTCTTTAATTCATGTGAATTTTTGCCCATAATACATTTCTTGTTTTAATAGTCCAAAGAAGTTTTCCATTGGTGAATTATCTATACAATTTCCACGTCTAGACATGCTTTGCTTAACCTTTCTTTTTTCTAGTCTATTCACCCAATGAATATGTTGATAGTGAAATCCCTGGTCAGAATAAATTGTCAAATTATGTTTTTTTGGTAATGACTTGAGAGCCTTATCTAAAGAATCAGTAGCAAACTTTACAGTTGGAGAAGTAGAAATATTAAAATATATTATTTCGCTATTAAATAGATCCATTATCGGTGATAGATACAACTTTTTATCACTTCCACTTATCTTAAATTCAGTTATATCTGTTCCCCATACTTCATTAGGATTCGAGACATTAAACTGCCTATTTAATTTGTTTTCTGCTATTCTACCTACTTCACCTTTAAATGAACTATAGCCCCTAGATCTCCTAGTAAATTTGATACATCTAAGGCCATTTTCTTTCATAATCCTATATACCTTTTTATGATTTATTTTTATACCTAACTTCTTTAATTTAATAGTTATTCTTCTATATCCATATGTTTTATTAGATTCTTCAAATATATTTTTTATCATATTTACTATTTTTAGTTCTTCTTCATCAAGCTTATTTAGTTTTTCTAACCACTCATAGAATGAGCTTTTGGGTAAACCTGATATTTCCAACCAGGTTTTTAATCTTATTTGAGTAAACTTTTGCCATAATTCTATTATTACCTTTGATTTTTCCTTGTTTTTTGCTCTCTCTCCCGAATTAAGGCTTTTAGCTTTTTTTCATAAGCTAAACTGGCCCTTAAAAATTCATTTTCTTATCTTAATTTTATAAGTTCCTCTTTTTCCGATTCATTTATTTTATTTAGTTTAGATATGTTTTTTTCATTATCTACTTTATACATATTACTAGGCCTCCCCATAGACTTACTAAGCCCTTCAAAGCCTTCCTCTAAGTACTTTCTTTGCCAACTAGCAATTGTTGATGGATTAGCAACTTCTCTGTAAGAGCATTTATTGAACTGTCTATATTGTATTACACTTAGTTTAAATTCTCCAGAATAAAATGTCTTGGTCATCTTCTTTCTTAAAGCATCTTCACCAAATTGCTCATACTGATTTACCCATTTTCGCAATTGACTATTATCACTTATATTGTATTTTTTAGTTAAAATACCGTAGCCTCCAGATTTACCGCTTAAATATTCTAGTACTACTTTTAATTTGAATTCAAATGAATATTTTGACATAGCAAAACCCCCTAAGTCCGTGTCTGATATGATACCTCCAAAGTAGACAGTCTAATTAATTAAAATTAGATAATCTACTTTGGAGGTGTTTTTTATGGGAAAGAAATCACAATATAGTATAGAAATAAAAATGAAAGCATGCAAAGACTATGAGAAAGGTAAAGGTAGTTTTCAAAGCATAGCCGAGGAAATTGGAGTTAATTGGACAACATTAAGAGAATGGTACTTTAAATATAGAGAACATGGGGTCAATGCATTTGATACTACAAAGAGAAACAATTCTTACACCAAAGAGTTTAAACTAGAAGTTATAGAAGAATATATAACTAACAAAGGATCTTATATAGATTTAGCAGCTAAACATAATATTGATAAAAGGGTAGTTAGAAGCTGGGTTAATAAATGGTATAATGATATAGAAATCAAGGATTATATGCCTAAAGGAGATGTCTATACCATGAAATCTAGAAAAACTACATTTGAAGAAAGATTAGAGATAGTTAAATGGGTTATTGAAAATGATATGAGCTACAAGGATGCAGCTTACAGATATGCAATAACTTATGCATTAGTATACAAATGGACAAGGGCATATATAGATAAAGGGGACGATGCATTGAGGTATCAAAAGCGCGGACCAAAACCAAAGTCCGAGGTTGACGAAAGTGATTTAACAGAAGTTGAATTATTAAAATTAGAACTTGAAAGAGAGAAATCTCTAAGAAAAAGAAGAGAATTTGAACTAGAAGTTCTTAAAAAAAAAGAAGAGTTGGAAAGAAAGCTTCGCTCTCAAAAGTAAGATACCAAGTAGAGTATGAAACAATAGATTTTTTTAAAGAAAAGGGATATGCCATAACAATTCTATGTGAGTTACTCAATATATCAAGAAGTGGCTACTACAAGTATAAAAAGCGAATTAAACCCGAAAAAGAAAAACAAGATGAGTTAATCTGCTCATTAATCAATGAATATCACTCAAGTTTTGATGGGATATTAGGTTATAGAAGGATGGCCATGTTCATAAATAGGCTAAATCACAAATCATTTTCACAAAGATATATACACAGACTTATGAAATATTTGGGCATATCTGCCAGAATCAGAAAAAAGAAAGTTAATCGTAGAAGAATAAAGCCTGAATATACAAAAGAGAATATTCTATCAAGAGATTTTACAGCCAAGTTACCTAACGAAAAATGGCTCACAGATGTAACTGAATTCTCAATTCCTGGGGATAATAGAAAGCTTTATCTAAGTCCAATTATGGATCTTTACGATAACTCTATCTTAGAATATGAATTATCTTTTAAAAACAATAACTCCTTAGTGTTTAAAATGTTTGATAGAGCAATTGAAAAATATCCAAATGCAAAGCCAATATTTCATAGCGATAGAGGTTTTCAATATACTAATAATTCCTTTAAAAATAAGATTAATAAAGCAGGGATGACACAAAGTATGTCTAGAGTTGGTAAATGTATTGATAATGGTCCTATGGAAGGATTCTTTGGTATTTTAAAAGCTGAGATGTTTTATGGAAAAGCCTTTAAATCTCTTGAAGATCTAAAAGAAGAAATAATCAAATATATTAAATTCTATAATGAAGAAAGATTTCAAAAAAGATTAGGGTGTATGGCTCCTCTAGAATATAGAAACCACACACCCAAAAGTGCATAAAACTTAATTAAATTAGTTGTCTACTTGACAAGGGTCAGTTCAGTCCGGATTTAGGGGGTAACATCATATTTGGTGAAGTTAATTATAAAAGAACCTACTATAAAAATAAGAAAACTAGTGAATATAAATATTTATCAGATGAAAGATTGGGAATAGATATACATGATAGATTAGATTCGTCTTTAAAAGCGAAGCTTGTAGATGAAGCTATACAATCTTCTTATAAAAAAAGTGGTCAAATAGCTGTTAACTCTATTGAAAAAACTTGACACTATCGAGAAAAATATCTACTTGTCTATTAATCATTATTTATATATACTGTCATAAGGGGTGGGTATTATGTTTAGATTAAATAAGAAATCATATATCTTCATTATTTTTATATTATTAATTACATATGTATATATTGGAATAATAAATAAAACCTATAATATAGACGATATTATAGGAATAGATAAAGGTGATATTATAAATATTACTCTACATAGAGAATCAGAAAAAATAGATATTTTAGACAAAAAAGATATTAGTAATATTATAAATTACTTCAAGAATTATAAATACAAAAAGGTCTGGGGTAGTTCCTATAGTGAAAATGGACATGAATTACCTAAAAATACTTTCCAACTATCTATAAAAACAGATAATTATTTCTTCCGAATTGGTATGTATCAATATACAGCTATTATTGTGAACAAATTCAATAGAATAGAGTGGAAATTAGAAGATACAACAATATATAAATTGAAAGATAATATTTTAAACTTTGAATTTTGGGAAAATTTTTTTCCTAATTAAAATCTCTTATATGCCATAGATTTTCCTTACTTGTAGATACACCTATAGCACCAGCATCTATGCTTTTCATTATATCATTTTTATCCATCATAAGTCCTCCAGCTATCAACGGTATATTTACGCTATCCTTTATAGTTTTTGTTGCCTTGGGAATTACACCAGGTAAAACCTCAATAACATTAGGTCTTGTAGCCCTAGCTATTCTTATACCAACATCGATAGAGTGGCTATCTGATAAATATATCCTCTGTATAGCAAAAATACTCATATCTTTGGCATATTTTATAAGAGAGTCCTTTGCTGTTATAATACCTTGAGGTCTTATATTTCTTGTTATATATCTTAATGCTACCACATCTTTAGAGAAACCATCTATAGCATCTATATGTATATATATGCTTTTATTTTTGTCATTCACCTTGTTGACTATATATTCTAAATTAAATATATTCCCTGATAATAAAAAAATTATTTTACATGGTGAATTCAATGCCTTATCTAAGTTCTCAGTGTCATTTATTGTAGCTATCACAGGATGTTCTACTAAACAATCAAAAAAATCTACCAGCATAAACACACCCCCTAAATACATTCATTCTATGTTTATATTTTATCACTATAAAAATTGGCATACAAGAAAAAAGAAGGGCTGAACAAAATCTTGTCTATAAATTAATATAATAATCCTGTTCAGCCAATCATGTACTTTTATATAAACCCACAAAACTTTTGCCCTAAACTATCACTTATCTGAATATTTTAAGTAGCTTTTCTGCATCTAATGGATTAAGTTCCCTGTCTACAAGGGATTTACCATTCTTTATAGTATCAAGCTTATCTCCATAGGTTTCTTTTTCAACTTTATATATTATACCAATAGGTATTCTATCCCCAAATTCCATAGATTTCTTAAATGCCCTTTCTTTATCTGTATAGTCATAATCCTCTGGCAAATGATAAACTCTATTTTTATACCAACTAAAGGTATTCACCTTGTTCCATACCACACAAGGCTGAAATATGTCTACCAATGCATATCCCTTATAATTTATTGCCTCTTTCATAATCTCTACTAGATGTGGAATATCTCCAGAAAAGCCTCTAGCCACAAATCCTGCACCCATAGTCAAAGCTAAAGCTAAAGGTTTTAAAGGTTCTACTTTTACTCCATCAAATTGTAAAGTAGTCTCTTGCCCCATTGCTGTGGTAGGGGATGATTGCCCCTTTGTCAATCCATATATTTGGTTATCATGCACAAAATGAGTTATATCTATGTTACGCCTTATAGTGTGTATAAAATGGTTGCCACCCTCTCCATAGGTATCTCCATCACCAGATTCTGCAATTACTTTTAAATCTTTATTTGCCATTTTTATACCTATGGCAGGAGGCAATGCCCTACCATGTAGCCCATTAAATCCATTTACTTTTATATAATGGGGCATTTTAGCTGCCTGACCTATGCCCGATGATACGACTACCTGATGAGGTTCTATTTCCAGTTCTTCCAATGCTTGTTTTAATGCAGTCCTTATCATATAGTTCCCACATCCAGGACACCAGGAAGGTTCACAGAGTTTATATTCATACTTCATTATAATACCTCCTTCAATCTGTTATATAGCTCATCTCCACTAAAGGGTCTTCCATCATATTTCAATATTTTATCACTACACTTAATCAACGCTTCTTCTCTAATTAGACTGTCTAATTGAGCTGTAGCATTT from Clostridiisalibacter paucivorans DSM 22131 harbors:
- a CDS encoding IS3 family transposase → MKELQNKIVQYICWYDNERIKAKLNGMSPIEYRQQAA
- a CDS encoding IS3 family transposase, whose protein sequence is MIELWQKFTQIRLKTWLEISGLPKSSFYEWLEKLNKLDEEELKIVNMIKNIFEESNKTYGYRRITIKLKKLGIKINHKKVYRIMKENGLRCIKFTRRSRGYSSFKGEVGRIAENKLNRQFNVSNPNEVWGTDITEFKISGSDKKLYLSPIMDLFNSEIIYFNISTSPTVKFATDSLDKALKSLPKKHNLTIYSDQGFHYQHIHWVNRLEKRKVKQSMSRRGNCIDNSPMENFFGLLKQEMYYGQKFT
- a CDS encoding helix-turn-helix domain containing protein translates to MSKYSFEFKLKVVLEYLSGKSGGYGILTKKYNISDNSQLRKWVNQYEQFGEDALRKKMTKTFYSGEFKLSVIQYRQFNKCSYREVANPSTIASWQRKYLEEGFEGLSKSMGRPSNMYKVDNEKNISKLNKINESEKEELIKLR
- a CDS encoding helix-turn-helix domain-containing protein; amino-acid sequence: MGKKSQYSIEIKMKACKDYEKGKGSFQSIAEEIGVNWTTLREWYFKYREHGVNAFDTTKRNNSYTKEFKLEVIEEYITNKGSYIDLAAKHNIDKRVVRSWVNKWYNDIEIKDYMPKGDVYTMKSRKTTFEERLEIVKWVIENDMSYKDAAYRYAITYALVYKWTRAYIDKGDDALRYQKRGPKPKSEVDESDLTEVELLKLELEREKSLRKRREFELEVLKKKEELERKLRSQK
- a CDS encoding IS3 family transposase gives rise to the protein MDFFKEKGYAITILCELLNISRSGYYKYKKRIKPEKEKQDELICSLINEYHSSFDGILGYRRMAMFINRLNHKSFSQRYIHRLMKYLGISARIRKKKVNRRRIKPEYTKENILSRDFTAKLPNEKWLTDVTEFSIPGDNRKLYLSPIMDLYDNSILEYELSFKNNNSLVFKMFDRAIEKYPNAKPIFHSDRGFQYTNNSFKNKINKAGMTQSMSRVGKCIDNGPMEGFFGILKAEMFYGKAFKSLEDLKEEIIKYIKFYNEERFQKRLGCMAPLEYRNHTPKSA
- a CDS encoding UPF0236 family transposase-like protein; protein product: MFGEVNYKRTYYKNKKTSEYKYLSDERLGIDIHDRLDSSLKAKLVDEAIQSSYKKSGQIAVNSIEKT
- a CDS encoding glycerol-3-phosphate responsive antiterminator yields the protein MLVDFFDCLVEHPVIATINDTENLDKALNSPCKIIFLLSGNIFNLEYIVNKVNDKNKSIYIHIDAIDGFSKDVVALRYITRNIRPQGIITAKDSLIKYAKDMSIFAIQRIYLSDSHSIDVGIRIARATRPNVIEVLPGVIPKATKTIKDSVNIPLIAGGLMMDKNDIMKSIDAGAIGVSTSKENLWHIRDFN
- a CDS encoding 2-oxoacid:ferredoxin oxidoreductase subunit beta, which gives rise to MKYEYKLCEPSWCPGCGNYMIRTALKQALEELEIEPHQVVVSSGIGQAAKMPHYIKVNGFNGLHGRALPPAIGIKMANKDLKVIAESGDGDTYGEGGNHFIHTIRRNIDITHFVHDNQIYGLTKGQSSPTTAMGQETTLQFDGVKVEPLKPLALALTMGAGFVARGFSGDIPHLVEIMKEAINYKGYALVDIFQPCVVWNKVNTFSWYKNRVYHLPEDYDYTDKERAFKKSMEFGDRIPIGIIYKVEKETYGDKLDTIKNGKSLVDRELNPLDAEKLLKIFR